In Longimicrobiaceae bacterium, the DNA window GCTCCGCCACCTCGCGCGCCGTGTCTTCCATCCACGAGGCGATGCTGTCGCTCTTGCCCGTGACGGCCAGGACGTTCTCGGCGCCCAGCACGTCCACGGCCACGCGGGCGAGGAAGACGGAATCCACGCCTCCGCTGTAGCCCACGACCACCGACCCGCACTCGCGCAGTATCTCCGCCAGCCGCTTCCGCTTGTCGTCCAACTCGCTCTCCGGTTCACGCCGCCCGCACGTCCTCGAACGGGCCGGAAGATAGGCCCGCATCGGTGTACCCCGCCAGCGGAGGGGAGGTCTGGCGGCCGCATCTCCCGCATCTGCCCGCATACGAAGAAGGCCGTCCCCGCCGCGTGATCGCGCGCTTGGGGGACGGCCATGGTCGGTTCGGCGCTGCGTCCGGCTAGACGCTCGGCTCCGCTTCGACTTCGCGGAGGGTCACGGTCTGCTGCTCGGTGCGGCCGCGGCGCATACGGCCCAGCACCTCGAAGGCGATGACGGGCACGGCCAGCGGGATGGAGAGGAAGAGCGCGATGTCGGCCACGTTGCCGGGCGGCAGCCACACGTCGCCCCAGCGGAACGACAGGTAGTCGGTGACCGCCCAGTGCACCACACGCTCGCCCAGGTTGCCCAGCATGCCGCCCAGCACGAGCCCCACGAACAGCCACGCCCACCGCCGCTGCCCGTGCGTGAAGCGGTGCCCGCGCCCCACGATCTGGAGCAGCACCAGCGAGCCGAGCACCGACGCGACCACGGCGATCACCTTGCGCGTGCCGAGCGGGAAGTTGTCCCACAGCC includes these proteins:
- a CDS encoding signal peptidase II encodes the protein MIPKLLGDRRGTVRGGRRQSDHEPKRGWVPAFTIALGIALADWIVKAWVAYTVPVEGFRPLGSCVALWHVQNHAMILGLWDNFPLGTRKVIAVVASVLGSLVLLQIVGRGHRFTHGQRRWAWLFVGLVLGGMLGNLGERVVHWAVTDYLSFRWGDVWLPPGNVADIALFLSIPLAVPVIAFEVLGRMRRGRTEQQTVTLREVEAEPSV